In Rhodobacter xanthinilyticus, a single window of DNA contains:
- a CDS encoding Lrp/AsnC family transcriptional regulator: MASTKLDEIDRKILAELQADGRMTNVELAKRVGISAPPCLRRVRTLEEAGYIRGYHADVNPRELGFEVQVFAMVRLHSQAEADLSAFEARCRAWPLVRECHMLNGEIDFVLKCAAPDLSTFQSFLMGELTPADNVASVKTSLVIRCAKDEPGVPFDVLEERLARLA; this comes from the coding sequence GCTTGATGAGATCGACCGGAAGATTCTGGCCGAGCTTCAGGCCGACGGGCGGATGACCAACGTCGAGCTGGCCAAACGCGTCGGGATCTCGGCGCCGCCCTGTCTGCGCCGGGTGCGCACGCTCGAGGAAGCGGGCTACATTCGCGGCTATCATGCCGATGTGAACCCGCGCGAGCTCGGCTTCGAGGTGCAGGTCTTCGCGATGGTGCGGCTGCACAGCCAGGCCGAGGCCGACCTGAGCGCCTTCGAGGCGCGCTGCCGGGCCTGGCCGCTCGTGCGCGAATGCCACATGCTCAACGGCGAGATCGATTTCGTGCTGAAATGCGCGGCGCCCGATCTGAGCACCTTCCAGAGCTTCCTGATGGGCGAGCTGACGCCGGCCGACAATGTCGCGAGCGTGAAGACCTCGCTCGTGATCCGCTGCGCGAAGGACGAGCCGGGCGTGCCGTTTGACGTGCTTGAGGAGCGCCTCGCCCGGCTGGCCTGA